The Denticeps clupeoides chromosome 5, fDenClu1.1, whole genome shotgun sequence genome includes a region encoding these proteins:
- the ptgfrnb gene encoding prostaglandin F2 receptor negative regulator, producing the protein MGTLVKMLSCASLFWGVCQGRLVSVPAGPLTRVKGQSVSISCTVTDYEGPREQDFDWLALADPEPVQVISTFDSSFSDASFRQRVASGDISIERLADNKVELTIKAAAVTDNGVYRCRTPSTDKSVTGNYEADVQLRVIPDSLVVTSDIPWPVVTEGGSVDLYCNASWDSIAGTQLSFTWSVKKGSSLLEELLTFGPEGTVSVLGSSAQRYANGGFRLDLHHRGSCGLVLTGVLPTDQGMYVCTVGEWTREVGGAWYRLQEKSVDLGQVAVTPTAQSLDVSIQDNTTLSLGDTLALTCIVTAEDPTTLGLEVTWLLNGTHVLAHMGHDGVVTNSSDLVGVRRVGEGDFRLVVPSVEKSSSGLYSCRVRAWVRQSRGGWYQAAEKTSNEVQVVVVQLDTDFSAVASALVTPQLSGDPTELECRVTNVSHLLDRRLGASWLYSPSLATTVTVASLDAAGVLVPGPQHRGRLEASLITLTRDDPHAFKLRLCQTSEADAGSYACVITAWSPARQGGWEAVVVRQTPALRVGFANKNPTINVVARRVREARSSGATFEMSCQVVAKNLRDAGFSVAVLIQTEIGGPSRRIISLSPSSVLRLEDWSEPGRQDSVTLARSGPAEFRFRLQGVQVSDRGFYTCEVAAWTKQPGEEDWTKAVSGESNKVQISFEHTGPSFDVSLSSGTIGLYPWETAKVACLMSVSGTPPNADDIVYEMRWYITRLRGSDHPTLLASMDRWGVVRKTPRNDSSDCSLERTGPRSYILNIHSVQDSDTGEYHCIATPWIRSPASGTWSKAPDVTSTRVFINVKFAFWDSMKMPLLYGVCASVAMGIFSLLLGLICTQCCFRNAAYKPRVNNKLMELDMD; encoded by the exons GCGTCTGCCAAGGCCGACTGGTATCCGTACCTGCTGGTCCTCTGACCCGAGTGAAGGGACAGTCTGTGTCGATCTCCTGCACCGTCACAGACTATGAAGGTCCCAGAGAGCAGGACTTTGACTGGCTGGCACTAGCGGATCCTGAGCCGGTCCAGGTCATCTCCACCTTCGACTCGTCGTTCTCAGACGCGTCCTTCAGGCAGCGCGTGGCCTCTGGGGACATAAGCATCGAGCGGCTGGCTGACAATAAAGTGGAGCTCACGATTAAGGCGGCGGCTGTTACGGACAACGGCGTCTATAGGTGCAGGACCCCCAGCACGGATAAGTCAGTCACCGGGAACTACGAAGCAGACGTGCAGCTCAGAG tgatcCCTGACAGCCTGGTTGTGACCTCTGACATCCCCTGGCCAGTGGTGACTGAAGGCGGGTCTGTGGACCTGTACTGCAATGCCTCCTGGGATTCTATTGCAGGCACACAACTGTCATTCACTTGGTCCGTGAAGAAAGGGTCCTCACTTCTTGAAGAGCTCCTGACCTTTGGCCCAGAGGGGACTGTGTCTGTTCTTGGCAGCTCAGCACAACGTTATGCCAATGGTGGATTCCGTCTGGACCTGCACCATAGGGGCTCCTGTGGTCTGGTGCTGACCGGAGTGCTGCCCACAGACCAGGGGATGTACGTTTGCACAGTTGGGGAGTGGACCCGAGAGGTTGGGGGAGCCTGGTACAGACTGCAGGAGAAGAGTGTGGACTTGGGACAAGTTGCTGTTACGCCCACAG CTCAGTCACTTGATGTGTCCATCCAAGACAACACTACTCTGAGCTTGGGTGACACTCTGGCCCTCACCTGCATTGTTACTGCTGAAGACCCCACCACCCTGGGCCTGGAAGTTACATGGCTACTCAATGGCACACATGTCCTAGCCCACATGGGTCATGATGGGGTGGTGACCAACAGCTCAGATTTGGTAGGAGTGAGACGCGTGGGCGAGGGGGACTTCAGGTTGGTGGTACCCTCCGTGGAGAAGTCCAGCTCAGGCCTGTACTCGTGCAGGGTCCGGGCCTGGGTACGCCAAAGCCGTGGTGGCTGGTACCAGGCAGCGGAGAAGACGTCCAATGAAGTCCAAGTGGTGGTGGTCCAGTTAG ACACCGATTTCTCCGCCGTGGCATCTGCCCTGGTGACACCACAGCTCTCCGGAGATCCCACTGAGCTGGAGTGTCGCGTGACGAACGTGTCCCACCTGCTTGACCGGCGCCTGGGTGCGTCCTGGCTCTACAGCCCCAGTCTGGCGACCACGGTCACGGTCGCGTCCCTGGATGCTGCCGGGGTTCTCGTGCCGGGCCCTCAGCATCGAGGTCGACTGGAGGCGAGTCTGATCACGCTCACCCGCGACGACCCGCACGCCTTCAAGCTCCGCCTGTGCCAGACCTCGGAGGCTGACGCAGGCAGCTACGCCTGTGTCATCACGGCCTGGAGCCCCGCCCGCCAGGGAGGCTGGGAGGCAGTGGTGGTGCGCCAAACTCCCGCCCTCAGGGTGGGCTTTGCCAACAAGA ACCCAACCATAAATGTGGTCGCCCGGCGAGTTCGAGAAGCCAGGTCCAGCGGAGCCACGTTCGAGATGAGCTGTCAGGTGGTGGCCAAGAACCTGCGTGACGCAGGCTTCTCCGTGGCAGTCCTGATCCAGACCGAGATCGGGGGGCCGAGCAGGCGGATTATCTCCCTGAGCCCGAGCTCCGTGCTTCGCCTGGAGGACTGGAGCGAGCCCGGCCGGCAGGACTCGGTGACGCTGGCGAGGAGCGGGCCGGCCGAGTTCCGCTTCCGGCTGCAGGGGGTCCAGGTCTCAGACCGAGGCTTCTACACCTGCGAGGTGGCTGCCTGGACCAAGCAGCCTGGGGAAGAAGACTGGACTAAAGCTGTCAGTGGAGAGTCCAACAAAGTCCAGATCTCATTTGAGCACACCG GTCCCTCGTTTGATGTGTCCCTCAGCTCAGGCACCATCGGCCTGTACCCTTGGGAGACTGCCAAGGTGGCGTGTCTCATGAGTGTTTCTGGAACGCCTCCAAATGCAG ATGATATTGTGTACGAGATGCGCTGGTACATCACTAGGTTGCGTGGGTCAGACCACCCAACGCTGCTGGCCAGCATGGACCGCTGGGGTGTGGTTCGGAAGACCCCACGCAACGACAGCAGTGACTGCAGCCTGGAGCGCACAGGGCCTCGCTCCTACATCCTCAACATCCACAGCGTTCAGGACAGTGACACAGGGGAGTACCACTGCATCGCCACGCCATGGATCCGCTCCCCAGCCTCAGGGACATGGAGCAAGGCGCCCGACGTCACCTCCACAAGAGTCTTTATTAATGTCAAGTTTGCAT TTTGGGACTCCATGAAGATGCCGCTGCTGTATGGGGTATGCGCCTCGGTGGCAATGGGCATCTTTTCTCTGCTGCTGGGCCTCATCTGCACCCAGTGCTGCTTCCGCAATGCTGCTTACAAGCCCCGAGTCAACAACAAACTCATGGAGCTGGATATGGACTGA
- the slc5a3a gene encoding solute carrier family 5 member 3a, with protein sequence MADMEVADIVVVALYFILVLGFGLFSMWKANRSTVSGYFLAGRSMNWFVIGASLFVSNIGSEHFIGLAGSGATSGFAVAAWEFNAILILQVLGWVFIPVYIHSGVYTMPEYLSKRFGGQRIKVYFAALSLPLYIFTKLSVDLYSGALFIQESLGWNLYVSIVLLISMTALLTITGGLVTVIYTDTLQAFLMIAGALILAAFSLLKVGGLSGLRERYMEARPNVTAITLMFNISYSPFCNIDPKPESFKILRGPLDKDLPWPGFLLGQTPASIWYWCADQVIVQRVLAAKNVAHAKGSTLMAGFLKILPMFIIVIPGMISRILYPDAVACIDPEHCKSVCGSHSGCSNIAYPRLVKELMPVGLRGLMMAVMIAALMSDLDSIFNSASTIFTLDIYKMFRQRASSKELMIVGRLFVAFMVVISIAWVPVIIAMQGGQMFLYIQEVSDYLTPPVAAMFLLGVFWKRCNESGAFWGGIVGLVLGALRLILAFVYREPPCNEPDNRPTFIRDVHFMYVAAGLFWISCLVTVFVSLCTPPPGKEQTLTTTIWRCKDCKPPLQTRASNHPTAETSVALNLLIANDISHDTDNHLTVQSHKGLSLNRNTHLESPTDASDNEETAGEGQDGKCMKILEWFCGFKQEEAKIQKKPLEEDKEPILAMLHEPPRTKAILNIGLILVYSLGIFLFVYFSL encoded by the coding sequence ATGGCAGACATGGAAGTGGCAGACATTGTTGTTGTGGCTCTGTACTTTATTCTGGTCCTAGGCTTTGGCCTCTTTTCAATGTGGAAGGCCAACCGTAGTACAGTCAGTGGATACTTCCTGGCTGGCCGCTCCATGAACTGGTTTGTCATTGGGGCTTCCCTGTTTGTTAGCAATATTGGCAGTGAGCATTTCATCGGCCTGGCAGGATCCGGAGCTACCAGTGGCTTCGCGGTAGCAGCCTGGGAGTTCAATGCAATCTTAATTCTCCAGGTGCTTGGCtgggtctttatccctgtgtacATCCACTCCGGGGTATACACAATGCCCGAGTACCTCTCAAAAAGGTTCGGAGGACAGCGAATAAAGGTTTACTTTGCCGCTCTTTCCCTCCCCCTCTATATTTTCACCAAACTCTCTGTGGACTTATACTCTGGTGCTCTCTTTATTCAAGAGTCCTTGGGCTGGAACCTGTATGTGTCTATTGTTCTGTTAATCAGCATGACTGCTCTGCTCACCATCACTGGAGGATTGGTGACTGTCATTTACACTGACACACTTCAGGCCTTCCTCATGATTGCTGGAGCTCTGATCCTGGCGGCTTTCAGCCTGCTAAAGGTTGGGGGTCTTAGTGGCTTGCGAGAGAGATACATGGAAGCCAGGCCGAATGTCACCGCCATCACGTTAATGTTTAATATCAGCTACAGTCCTTTCTGCAATATTGACCCCAAGCCAGAGTCATTCAAGATACTCCGAGGCCCATTAGATAAAGACCTTCCATGGCCAGGCTTTCTCCTTGGTCAAACCCCAGCATCGATCTGGTACTGGTGTGCAGATCAAGTCATTGTACAGAGGGTTCTGGCCGCCAAAAATGTAGCCCATGCCAAAGGATCGACACTTATGGCAGGCTTTCTGAAGATCCTACCtatgtttattattgtaatCCCAGGTATGATATCCCGCATCCTTTATCCAGATGCAGTGGCCTGCATTGACCCTGAACACTGTAAGAGCGTGTGTGGCAGCCATTCAGGCTGTTCCAACATAGCCTACCCAAGGCTGGTGAAGGAACTAATGCCAGTGGGCCTTCGGGGGTTGATGATGGCTGTCATGATTGCCGCCCTCATGAGTGACCTGGACTCTATCTTCAACAGTGCCAGCACCATCTTCACCCTCGACATCTACAAAATGTTCAGGCAGCGTGCATCCTCAAAGGAGCTCATGATAGTGGGACGACTCTTTGTGGCATTCATGGTGGTGATCAGCATTGCCTGGGTACCAGTCATTATTGCGATGCAAGGTGGCCAGATGTTCCTTTACATCCAAGAGGTTTCAGATTACCTCACCCCACCTGTGGCTGCTATGTTCCTGCTTGGTGTCTTCTGGAAGCGATGCAATGaatctggtgccttctggggcGGGATTGTTGGGTTGGTTTTAGGAGCGCTCAGGTTGATCCTAGCTTTTGTTTACAGAGAGCCCCCCTGCAATGAGCCTGACAATCGCCCCACCTTCATCAGAGATGTTCACTTTATGTATGTGGCTGCAGGACTTTTTTGGATCTCATGCCTGGTCACAGTGTTTGTCAGCCTTTGTACACCTCCGCCAGGCAAAGAGCAGACTCTCACCACAACCATATGGAGATGTAAAGACTGTAAGCCCCCACTCCAGACCAGGGCCTCCAATCACCCTACTGCTGAGACAAGTGTGGCTTTGAATTTATTGATTGCAAATGACATTTCTCATGAtactgacaatcacttgaccGTTCAAAGCCATAAGGGTCTATCACTGAATAGGAATACCCATTTGGAATCCCCTACTGATGCCTCAGACAATGAAGAGACAGCAGGAGAGGGACAAGATGGCAAATGTATGAAAATTTTGGAGTGGTTCTGTGGCTTTAAGCAGGAAGAGGCAAAAATCCAGAAGAAACCGTTGGAAGAGGACAAGGAGCCAATTTTAGCAATGCTACATGAACCTCCAAGAACAAAGGCCATCCTCAACATAGGTCTTATTCTGGTGTATTCCTTAGGAATATTTCTCTTTGTATATTTCTCCTTGTAA